A region of Ignatzschineria larvae DSM 13226 DNA encodes the following proteins:
- a CDS encoding CTP synthase has product MTHFIFVTGGVVSSLGKGIAAASLGAILEARGLKVTMMKLDPYINVDPGTMSPFQHGEVFVTDDGAETDLDLGHYERFVRMTATRRNSVSAGRVYKTVIERERAGEYHGNTVQVIPHITNEIKDRIYRVAGESDIAIIEIGGTVGDIESLPFLEAIRQIRTEVGPRNSLFLHLTLVPYLKASGEVKTKPTQHSVKELRSIGIQPDILICRTEAAIPQDERRKIALFTSVSEEAVISCVDADSIYKIPRMLHDQSLDRIVLEQFNMTAPEADLSEWDQVLENIAAADSIANILIVGKYTELNDTYKSINEALSHAGIQTKTAIKLHYVEASSLETMDDTELDQVFANVDAVLIPGGFGERGIEGKIRAIQYVREHGIPYLGLCLGMQLAVVEYARNVLGLEGANTSEVDPTVAYPVIQMLDPQRDSETDEFKGYMTIGAQPATLQEGTKAFAAYGQADVSERHRHRYGVNLEYIDQLQDGNFVVSGRTKDRGLIDFIELKEHPWFVGTQSHPEFKSTPRDGHPLFIAFVEAAKAQQK; this is encoded by the coding sequence ATGACACATTTTATATTTGTCACAGGTGGCGTAGTTTCATCTTTAGGCAAGGGTATTGCAGCAGCTTCTTTAGGTGCGATTTTAGAGGCGAGAGGCCTTAAGGTTACAATGATGAAGCTTGATCCTTACATCAACGTGGACCCCGGGACAATGAGCCCGTTTCAACATGGTGAAGTCTTCGTGACCGATGATGGCGCTGAGACGGATCTAGACTTAGGACATTATGAGCGCTTCGTGCGTATGACTGCAACTCGTCGGAACAGTGTCAGTGCGGGACGTGTATATAAAACCGTTATTGAACGTGAGCGTGCCGGCGAATATCATGGCAATACTGTTCAAGTCATTCCTCATATTACCAATGAAATTAAAGATCGTATTTACCGTGTTGCTGGTGAATCAGATATTGCGATTATCGAAATTGGTGGAACGGTCGGTGATATTGAGTCATTGCCATTTTTAGAAGCGATTCGCCAAATTCGTACAGAAGTGGGGCCTCGTAATTCACTCTTTTTACACTTAACATTGGTGCCTTATTTGAAAGCATCGGGTGAGGTGAAAACTAAGCCTACACAGCATTCTGTCAAAGAGCTTCGTTCAATTGGTATTCAACCTGACATCTTAATTTGTCGCACAGAAGCAGCGATTCCACAAGATGAGCGCCGTAAAATTGCACTCTTTACCTCAGTTTCTGAAGAGGCAGTGATCTCTTGTGTTGATGCCGATTCAATCTATAAAATCCCTAGAATGCTCCATGATCAATCATTAGATCGTATTGTATTAGAACAATTTAATATGACAGCACCTGAAGCGGATCTTTCTGAATGGGATCAAGTGCTTGAGAATATTGCAGCGGCGGATTCTATCGCGAATATTCTGATTGTTGGGAAATATACTGAGCTAAACGATACCTATAAATCGATTAATGAAGCACTTTCTCACGCAGGTATTCAAACAAAAACAGCCATAAAACTACATTATGTTGAAGCATCATCCTTAGAGACAATGGATGATACAGAGCTTGATCAAGTGTTCGCAAATGTTGATGCCGTGCTTATCCCTGGCGGTTTTGGTGAACGTGGTATAGAGGGTAAAATTCGTGCAATTCAATATGTGCGTGAGCATGGTATCCCTTACTTAGGCCTCTGCTTAGGTATGCAATTAGCAGTTGTAGAATATGCGCGTAATGTTTTAGGATTGGAGGGCGCGAATACGAGTGAGGTTGATCCAACGGTTGCGTATCCTGTGATTCAGATGCTTGATCCACAAAGAGATAGCGAAACAGACGAGTTTAAAGGCTATATGACCATTGGTGCACAGCCTGCGACGTTGCAAGAAGGTACAAAAGCATTTGCCGCTTATGGCCAAGCAGATGTGAGTGAGCGCCACCGTCATCGTTATGGTGTGAACCTTGAGTATATCGATCAATTACAAGATGGAAACTTTGTTGTTTCAGGTCGCACTAAAGATCGTGGTTTAATCGATTTTATTGAGCTTAAAGAACATCCTTGGTTTGTGGGAACTCAATCGCATCCTGAGTTCAAATCAACCCCTCGCGATGGTCACCCACTCTTTATTGCTTTTGTGGAAGCAGCGAAAGCACAACAAAAATAA
- a CDS encoding tRNA (cytidine(34)-2'-O)-methyltransferase, which yields MNKKLSVILYEPEIPPNTGNIIRLCANSGAQLHLIEPLGFSLEEKALRRAGLDYAEWADMKVWTNLESCLTAIKPNAIYAMTTKGSRNFFEAKFAENDALIFGPETRGLPEDFIFNLDPQYRLRLPMADNAGRSLNLSNSVAIAVYEAWRQFEFSE from the coding sequence ATGAACAAAAAACTATCAGTAATTCTCTATGAGCCAGAAATTCCCCCAAATACCGGGAATATTATCCGATTATGTGCTAATAGTGGGGCGCAATTACATCTTATCGAACCCTTAGGATTTAGTTTAGAGGAGAAAGCACTTCGAAGAGCGGGGCTTGATTATGCGGAATGGGCGGATATGAAAGTGTGGACTAATTTAGAGAGCTGTCTTACGGCAATTAAACCGAATGCCATCTATGCAATGACCACTAAAGGCAGTCGTAATTTTTTTGAGGCGAAGTTTGCAGAGAATGATGCACTTATTTTTGGTCCTGAAACGCGTGGATTGCCAGAAGATTTTATCTTTAATTTAGATCCCCAATACCGCTTGCGCCTACCGATGGCAGACAATGCAGGTCGTAGCCTTAATCTCTCTAATAGTGTGGCGATTGCGGTATATGAAGCATGGAGACAGTTCGAGTTTTCTGAGTGA